In the genome of Cupriavidus taiwanensis, one region contains:
- a CDS encoding HEAT repeat domain-containing protein has protein sequence MPHASALPDHAQPGLDPAIRALALRLADPDPAVRRVAVLQLADLEDEDGVPLLLQRLQSDPAETVRAEAARTLASWEQAEVVPALAAALADPSREVADAAAQGLSELKDPASGAALLPWVTHQDPFVRASAWRGLRELRHAPGFDAAMAALSDAAAPVRREAVAVLGWLKRNEALPALAQAATGDTDTDVRRAAAGALGLAADPSACDALLAALRDRAWQVREEAARTMGKLKFPDAVRPLIDALEDPYWQVRLQAARALGKLRDRAATAPLTVQLTHAISNLRKEAALSLGSLQDTAALPALTVAADDADPEVRKAARIALAQIGSPPGPA, from the coding sequence ATGCCGCACGCTTCCGCTTTGCCTGACCACGCCCAGCCTGGCCTCGATCCCGCCATCCGCGCGCTGGCGCTCCGCCTGGCCGACCCCGACCCCGCCGTGCGCCGCGTGGCCGTGCTGCAACTAGCCGACCTGGAGGACGAGGACGGCGTGCCGCTGCTGCTGCAGCGGCTGCAATCCGACCCTGCCGAGACCGTGCGCGCCGAAGCCGCGCGCACGCTGGCCAGCTGGGAACAGGCAGAGGTCGTGCCGGCCCTGGCCGCCGCCCTGGCCGATCCCAGCCGCGAAGTGGCGGACGCCGCGGCGCAAGGGCTGTCAGAGTTGAAAGACCCGGCTTCCGGCGCCGCCCTGCTGCCGTGGGTCACGCACCAAGACCCCTTTGTCCGGGCGTCCGCGTGGCGCGGCCTGCGCGAGTTGCGCCATGCGCCAGGCTTCGATGCGGCCATGGCCGCGCTGTCCGATGCGGCCGCGCCGGTGCGGCGCGAAGCCGTGGCCGTGCTGGGCTGGCTCAAGCGCAACGAAGCCCTGCCGGCGCTGGCCCAGGCCGCCACCGGCGACACCGACACCGACGTGCGGCGCGCCGCCGCCGGGGCCCTCGGCCTGGCAGCCGACCCGTCGGCATGCGACGCCTTGCTTGCGGCGCTGCGCGACAGGGCCTGGCAGGTGCGGGAAGAAGCTGCGCGGACCATGGGAAAACTGAAGTTCCCCGACGCCGTGCGCCCGTTGATCGACGCGCTGGAAGACCCCTACTGGCAAGTCCGCCTGCAGGCCGCCAGGGCCCTCGGCAAGCTGCGCGATCGCGCCGCGACGGCGCCGCTGACAGTGCAACTGACCCACGCCATCAGCAACCTGCGCAAGGAGGCCGCGCTGTCGCTGGGCAGCCTGCAGGATACGGCGGCGCTGCCGGCCCTGACCGTTGCGGCGGACGATGCCGATCCGGAGGTACGCAAGGCCGCGCGCATCGCGCTGGCGCAGATCGGCTCGCCGCCGGGACCGGCATGA
- a CDS encoding gamma-butyrobetaine hydroxylase-like domain-containing protein, giving the protein MVIPTRLELSRSEGALRICWPDGKRQSLDPARLRAACRCAACRGKPAEGGMRDLQIVALGDMGYGVQIVFSDGHDRGIYPWQYLQAL; this is encoded by the coding sequence ATGGTCATCCCCACGCGCCTGGAGCTGTCGCGCAGCGAAGGCGCGCTGCGCATCTGCTGGCCGGACGGAAAGCGCCAGTCGCTGGACCCGGCCCGCTTGCGCGCGGCATGCCGCTGCGCCGCCTGCCGCGGCAAGCCGGCTGAGGGCGGCATGCGCGACCTGCAAATCGTCGCCCTCGGGGACATGGGCTACGGCGTTCAGATCGTGTTCAGCGACGGGCACGACCGCGGCATCTACCCATGGCAGTACCTGCAGGCGCTATAG